Proteins encoded by one window of Filimonas effusa:
- the mtgA gene encoding monofunctional biosynthetic peptidoglycan transglycosylase, which produces MRTFWRWFLRITFWMFLTSFVYLILLKWVFPPITMTQIGAVFGGYGLKRDYVSWDEISPNVKLAAIASEDQLFPDHGGFDWKSLEKSLSTVPKNKKRVRGGAASTISQQTAKNVFLWQGNGFMRYVRKLPEFYFTQLSEWIWGKKRILEVYLNCIEMGPGIFGIEAAAQQYFGKPAKNLTRAEAAKIIACLPNPKKYTVKPASRWVAWKSQWILKQMNAIADDPEVKAITE; this is translated from the coding sequence ATGAGAACCTTTTGGCGCTGGTTTTTACGCATTACCTTCTGGATGTTCCTTACTTCCTTTGTTTACCTTATTCTTTTGAAGTGGGTATTTCCTCCCATTACCATGACACAGATTGGAGCTGTTTTTGGCGGCTACGGTTTAAAGCGTGATTATGTGAGCTGGGACGAGATATCTCCGAATGTTAAGCTGGCTGCTATTGCCAGTGAGGATCAGCTTTTTCCTGACCATGGCGGATTTGACTGGAAGTCGCTTGAAAAGAGTTTATCTACGGTTCCCAAAAACAAGAAGCGGGTACGTGGCGGCGCAGCAAGTACTATTAGTCAGCAGACTGCGAAGAATGTATTTCTATGGCAAGGCAATGGCTTTATGCGTTATGTGCGTAAGTTGCCTGAGTTTTATTTTACACAATTATCGGAATGGATATGGGGTAAGAAGCGGATACTTGAGGTATATCTTAATTGTATTGAAATGGGGCCGGGGATCTTTGGTATAGAGGCTGCGGCGCAGCAATATTTTGGCAAACCTGCCAAGAACCTTACACGTGCAGAGGCTGCCAAGATCATTGCCTGTTTGCCTAACCCTAAGAAATATACTGTTAAGCCTGCCAGCCGCTGGGTAGCCTGGAAGTCGCAATGGATATTGAAGCAGATGAATGCCATTGCGGATGATCCGGAGGTGAAAGCGATAACGGAATAG
- a CDS encoding LysE family translocator, whose product MVIAAFIKGMALGLLLCISVGPVIFSIIKQSINNGHKGGFFFIAGVSASDVTIVLICNLFSALFQSAMNHERLIGIAGSIFLVCLGTYNCFFRKSEVAATADVTTKVFRKRDLAGIFFSGYLMNTLNPGVFIFWFAAAASIIADAKLEVHPIQYRIIVFSTCLLLVLFSDVLKVFGANKIRSKLTPHNIHIINRISGLIMIGFGVVLAWRILTNAPLAH is encoded by the coding sequence ATGGTTATTGCTGCGTTCATAAAGGGGATGGCGTTGGGATTGTTATTGTGTATTTCGGTAGGCCCGGTTATCTTTTCCATTATAAAGCAGAGTATTAATAACGGTCATAAGGGAGGTTTTTTCTTTATTGCCGGGGTATCGGCGAGTGATGTTACGATTGTACTGATCTGCAATTTGTTTTCGGCTCTTTTTCAATCGGCCATGAACCATGAGCGTTTGATAGGTATTGCGGGAAGTATCTTTCTTGTATGCCTGGGGACCTATAATTGTTTTTTCAGGAAGTCGGAGGTAGCTGCTACCGCTGATGTTACGACGAAGGTATTCCGCAAGCGGGACCTTGCGGGGATCTTTTTTTCGGGTTATTTGATGAATACACTGAATCCGGGAGTATTTATATTCTGGTTTGCGGCGGCGGCGTCTATTATTGCGGATGCGAAGCTTGAGGTTCATCCTATACAATACCGCATTATCGTATTTTCGACGTGTTTATTACTAGTGTTGTTCTCCGATGTTCTGAAGGTATTTGGGGCGAATAAAATACGTTCGAAGCTGACGCCTCATAACATACATATCATCAACCGGATCTCGGGTTTAATCATGATTGGCTTTGGGGTGGTGCTTGCATGGCGGATACTTACGAATGCGCCGCTTGCGCATTAG
- a CDS encoding methionine aminotransferase, with product MTKLISKLPDVGTTIFTVMSQLAASYNAVNLGQGFPDFPMDSQLTDLVNKAMKNGFNQYAHTSGFMPLREKVAEKAAKLYQANINADTQITITPGGTYAIYTAITTVLQPGDEVIVFEPAYDSYVPNIVINGAVPVFIPLRYPSYSIPWEEVKQKVSPKTRMIIINSPHNPTGSVLSADDMQQLQDVTRDTDIFIVSDEVYEHLIFDNIRHESVLRYPELLERSFVCFSFGKTYHCTGWKLGYCISSPALMAEFRKVHQFNSFSSNTPVQVALAEFLQYEEAYLSLGQFLQHKRDYFLQLMEPTGFKPLPSHGSYFQCFSYGHMTDMPDRDFAIKLTKEAGVATIPVSAFYRSNGDHKVLRFCFAKKASTLETAAKRLAKAALG from the coding sequence GTGACCAAACTAATTTCAAAGCTGCCGGATGTAGGCACTACTATATTTACTGTGATGAGCCAGCTTGCGGCGAGTTATAATGCGGTGAACCTGGGCCAGGGGTTTCCTGATTTCCCGATGGACAGTCAGCTTACGGACCTGGTTAACAAGGCGATGAAAAACGGTTTTAACCAGTATGCGCATACGAGTGGTTTTATGCCGTTGCGGGAGAAGGTCGCTGAGAAAGCTGCGAAGTTATACCAGGCCAATATTAACGCTGATACGCAGATCACCATTACCCCTGGTGGTACTTATGCTATTTATACTGCCATTACCACTGTATTACAACCGGGTGATGAGGTTATTGTTTTTGAGCCGGCTTATGACAGTTATGTTCCCAATATTGTTATTAATGGCGCTGTTCCGGTATTTATTCCATTGCGATATCCGAGTTATTCGATTCCCTGGGAGGAGGTGAAACAGAAGGTATCGCCCAAGACGCGGATGATCATTATCAACTCGCCGCATAATCCTACGGGCAGTGTGCTTTCTGCTGACGACATGCAGCAGTTGCAGGATGTGACGCGCGACACTGATATTTTCATTGTAAGTGATGAGGTGTATGAGCACCTGATCTTTGATAATATCAGGCATGAAAGTGTACTCCGGTATCCCGAGTTGCTGGAGCGTAGTTTTGTATGTTTTTCTTTTGGCAAGACCTATCATTGTACGGGGTGGAAGCTGGGTTACTGTATAAGCTCACCGGCGTTGATGGCGGAGTTCAGGAAGGTACACCAGTTCAACAGTTTTTCTTCGAATACACCTGTGCAGGTGGCGCTGGCGGAGTTTCTGCAGTATGAGGAGGCGTATTTATCGCTGGGGCAATTTCTTCAGCATAAGCGAGATTATTTCTTGCAGCTGATGGAGCCAACGGGTTTCAAGCCTTTGCCATCGCATGGCAGTTATTTCCAGTGTTTCAGTTATGGTCATATGACGGATATGCCTGACCGGGATTTTGCTATCAAGCTTACCAAGGAGGCGGGGGTGGCTACTATTCCGGTATCGGCTTTTTATCGCAGCAACGGAGACCACAAGGTATTGCGGTTTTGCTTTGCGAAGAAAGCTTCGACGCTGGAGACGGCGGCGAAGAGGCTGGCGAAGGCGGCGTTGGGGTGA
- a CDS encoding inositol monophosphatase family protein, with protein MLKETLYKATEAGAAVLKEYFNGTFTISNKEGLNNLVTEADFKSEQAIIAVIRGQFPDHQILSEEEGTLVQESEYKWIIDPIDGTINFANGIPICCVSIAVEQNGEMLMGVVYNPFMQEFFFAEKGKGATLNDKPIGVSQKDNLLTSCLVTGFPYTYLDAPNGPLDIFPKLIRKGIPVRRLGSAAIDLCWVAAGRFDGFYEHKLQAWDSAAGFLILEEAGGKVTDFKGNRYSPYQPHICATNGKIHDALLAVVNGGEL; from the coding sequence ATGCTCAAAGAAACATTATACAAGGCCACTGAGGCCGGAGCCGCAGTTCTCAAAGAATACTTCAACGGCACATTTACCATCAGCAACAAAGAAGGTCTGAACAACTTAGTTACAGAAGCCGATTTCAAAAGTGAACAAGCTATTATAGCTGTGATTCGCGGACAATTTCCGGATCACCAGATATTAAGTGAAGAAGAAGGTACCCTGGTACAGGAATCGGAGTATAAGTGGATCATCGACCCTATCGACGGGACTATCAATTTCGCGAACGGTATTCCTATTTGTTGTGTAAGTATTGCGGTAGAACAAAACGGAGAGATGTTAATGGGGGTTGTTTACAATCCTTTTATGCAGGAGTTTTTCTTTGCTGAAAAAGGAAAGGGCGCCACCTTAAACGACAAGCCTATAGGCGTGAGCCAAAAGGACAACCTGCTCACCAGCTGCCTGGTAACTGGTTTCCCTTACACTTACCTGGATGCTCCTAACGGGCCCCTGGATATTTTTCCCAAGCTGATACGCAAAGGCATTCCCGTACGCCGTTTAGGCAGTGCCGCCATTGATCTTTGCTGGGTAGCCGCCGGTCGTTTCGACGGGTTCTATGAACATAAGTTACAGGCCTGGGACAGCGCCGCGGGTTTCCTCATACTGGAAGAAGCTGGCGGAAAGGTGACCGATTTCAAAGGTAACCGTTACAGTCCCTACCAGCCACATATATGCGCCACCAACGGCAAAATTCATGACGCCTTGTTAGCGGTAGTGAACGGAGGAGAGTTGTAG
- a CDS encoding type II toxin-antitoxin system HigB family toxin: MKVHLIRKETIEAFSKKNAQSRIGFNEFLAKLKYADWKSPADMKDTFPATDLLGNGSDRAILDIGGNKHRMLVKYAFGDKQVHLFICWIGTHAEYEKLCRKDEQFSVNQY; the protein is encoded by the coding sequence ATGAAAGTTCACCTGATAAGAAAGGAAACGATCGAGGCTTTTTCTAAGAAAAACGCTCAAAGCCGGATAGGATTTAATGAGTTTCTTGCCAAACTGAAATATGCAGACTGGAAAAGTCCGGCTGATATGAAAGATACTTTCCCTGCTACAGATTTGTTAGGAAATGGTTCAGATAGGGCTATTCTTGACATTGGTGGCAATAAGCATAGAATGCTTGTGAAATACGCCTTTGGCGACAAACAAGTTCATTTATTTATTTGCTGGATTGGAACACATGCAGAATATGAAAAACTCTGCCGCAAAGATGAACAATTTAGTGTTAATCAATATTAA
- the thiL gene encoding thiamine-phosphate kinase produces the protein MEERTEVASLGEFGLIEHLTKNFETQQASTVVSVGDDAAVIDHFGKQTVITTDLLIEGVHFDLMYTPLKHLGYKSVVVNLSDVYAMNAMPTQITMSIGISNRFSVEALDEFYEGVFAACQKYGVDLIGGDTSASQKGFIISVTAIGEVAPNRFVKRSTAKKGDLICVTGNVGGAFLGLTLLEREKRIYLENPQVQPDLESEDYIVGRLLKPEARKDIIEFFEQQDITPTAMMDVSDGVSSEVLHLCRQSRLGCRIYEEKLPIAPQARQAAFKFGLDPTVCALNGGEDYELIFTMSQDDYDKITLQEEIAVIGYMTDEEEGRKFITKGGNLHDINAQGWNAFQK, from the coding sequence ATGGAAGAAAGAACAGAAGTTGCTTCCCTCGGGGAGTTTGGGTTGATAGAGCATCTGACCAAGAATTTCGAGACGCAGCAAGCGTCGACAGTGGTAAGTGTAGGCGATGATGCTGCCGTGATCGATCATTTTGGTAAACAAACGGTTATCACTACCGATCTTTTAATAGAAGGGGTTCATTTCGATCTTATGTATACTCCGCTGAAACATCTTGGCTACAAGAGTGTAGTGGTGAATTTAAGTGATGTTTATGCCATGAATGCGATGCCAACCCAGATCACTATGAGCATCGGCATCAGCAACCGCTTTAGCGTGGAAGCTCTTGACGAGTTTTACGAGGGGGTATTTGCGGCGTGCCAGAAGTATGGCGTTGACCTGATAGGAGGTGATACTTCGGCCTCTCAAAAGGGCTTTATTATTTCCGTTACGGCAATTGGCGAAGTTGCTCCCAACCGCTTTGTAAAGCGCAGCACGGCGAAGAAAGGCGATCTTATTTGTGTAACGGGCAATGTGGGTGGGGCCTTCCTGGGTCTTACCCTGCTTGAAAGGGAGAAAAGGATATACCTTGAAAATCCGCAGGTACAGCCGGATCTTGAAAGCGAGGATTATATTGTAGGCAGGTTGTTAAAGCCTGAAGCACGCAAAGATATCATCGAGTTTTTCGAGCAGCAGGATATTACACCTACGGCTATGATGGATGTAAGTGACGGGGTGAGCAGCGAGGTATTACATCTTTGCCGTCAGAGTCGTTTAGGATGCAGGATTTATGAAGAGAAGTTACCGATAGCGCCGCAGGCCCGGCAGGCGGCATTCAAGTTTGGTCTTGACCCGACTGTATGTGCGCTGAACGGCGGTGAAGATTACGAGCTTATTTTCACTATGAGCCAGGATGACTACGACAAAATCACGTTACAAGAGGAGATTGCAGTAATCGGCTATATGACCGATGAAGAAGAGGGTCGTAAGTTCATTACCAAGGGCGGTAATTTACACGATATCAATGCGCAGGGCTGGAATGCCTTTCAGAAGTAA
- a CDS encoding S41 family peptidase: protein MSSCATRRNATNILQQKWAPQQLQAEVTLLEKILEANHPSLYLFTPKDSMDHLFRDLKTGITDSLTLAQYRNRLAAVISAIKCGHTAIRFPEKYTDASLRQRHSPRFPLSIKTWDDSLVVMQNLIRKDSTIKRGTIITSINGFSPRQIIDSLSRFIGSDGYAYNFKSQLISFNFGAHYQNAFGTDSSYLVGYIDDNGVQRSTLLPNFILKPDSPRTIRPIVPQQPPLTRREIRKAALAGKRSIYTDTALNTAFMRVATFSSGQLRRFFRQSFKQLAKDSIGNLVIDLRENGGGNIGVSNRFIRYLTDHPFKVADSVFAQSRSLKYGRYIHPKWVYWLTMQLTSHKRKDGNYHFGFYERHTFQPGRRHHFNGQVYVLHGGFTFSAAAMVVSHLKGQQNVITTGEETGGGSFGNNSVHLPMIQLPYTGMQIVLPLYRVVLNSAAYEKGEGIRPDLPIPPSSAAIREGIDIKIETIKTLIRTNPHPIRQIPPRNQL from the coding sequence ATGAGTTCCTGCGCTACGCGCAGGAACGCCACAAACATCCTGCAACAGAAATGGGCCCCGCAACAATTGCAGGCAGAGGTTACCTTACTGGAAAAGATACTGGAAGCCAACCATCCCAGTTTATACCTGTTCACTCCCAAGGATAGCATGGATCATTTGTTCCGGGATTTAAAAACAGGCATTACCGATTCATTGACCCTGGCGCAGTATAGAAATAGATTAGCTGCCGTTATCAGCGCTATCAAATGCGGACATACTGCCATCAGGTTTCCCGAAAAATATACTGACGCATCTCTGCGTCAGCGACATAGTCCCCGGTTTCCTTTAAGTATCAAGACCTGGGATGACAGCCTGGTAGTGATGCAGAACCTTATCAGAAAAGACAGTACTATCAAACGCGGGACTATCATCACTTCTATCAATGGGTTCAGTCCGCGTCAAATCATCGATTCTTTATCGCGATTCATAGGCAGTGACGGCTATGCCTATAATTTCAAGAGCCAGCTCATTTCATTCAATTTTGGCGCTCATTACCAGAATGCATTCGGGACAGACAGCAGCTACCTGGTGGGTTATATCGACGATAACGGTGTGCAACGCAGTACTTTGTTACCCAACTTCATATTGAAGCCTGACAGTCCCAGAACCATACGCCCTATCGTTCCACAGCAACCGCCGTTAACGCGCAGGGAAATCCGCAAAGCTGCATTGGCAGGCAAACGCAGTATTTATACGGATACGGCATTGAACACCGCCTTTATGCGGGTAGCTACGTTCAGCAGTGGGCAGTTACGCCGGTTCTTCCGCCAGTCGTTCAAGCAATTAGCTAAAGACAGTATTGGCAACCTGGTGATAGATCTACGTGAGAATGGCGGCGGCAATATAGGTGTGAGCAACCGTTTCATCCGTTACCTGACAGACCATCCTTTCAAGGTTGCCGACAGTGTATTTGCGCAAAGCCGCAGCCTGAAGTACGGGCGTTATATACATCCCAAATGGGTGTATTGGTTAACGATGCAGCTAACCAGTCATAAGCGTAAAGACGGCAATTATCATTTTGGATTTTATGAGCGGCATACGTTTCAACCCGGGCGGCGTCATCATTTCAACGGCCAGGTATATGTGTTACACGGAGGTTTTACTTTTTCTGCAGCCGCCATGGTGGTATCGCATTTAAAGGGACAGCAGAACGTAATAACAACGGGAGAAGAAACCGGCGGCGGCAGTTTTGGCAACAACTCGGTTCACCTGCCTATGATACAACTTCCCTATACCGGTATGCAGATAGTGTTGCCACTATATCGCGTTGTATTGAATTCCGCTGCTTATGAAAAGGGGGAAGGCATTCGTCCTGATCTTCCGATACCACCTTCTTCTGCTGCTATCAGGGAAGGGATAGACATCAAGATAGAAACTATAAAAACGCTGATAAGGACAAATCCTCATCCAATACGACAAATTCCGCC
- a CDS encoding helix-turn-helix domain-containing protein: METLKYKVITSKGQYKQYCDQLESLVFLSLKDKNVKDEIALLTVLIEKWDAEHNSFNQVDPIKLLHSFIRDHNLKAKDLVDILGISKGYISDILNYKKGLSKEVIRKLSVYFKVSQEAFNRPYKLVVSENNHLKGVSAINTKKELEIA; the protein is encoded by the coding sequence ATGGAAACACTTAAATATAAAGTCATTACCAGTAAAGGTCAGTATAAACAATACTGCGATCAATTAGAGTCCCTTGTCTTTTTATCCTTAAAAGATAAGAATGTAAAAGATGAGATTGCTTTGCTGACTGTACTTATTGAAAAATGGGATGCAGAACACAATAGTTTTAATCAGGTTGATCCAATTAAGTTACTTCATTCTTTTATCAGGGATCACAACTTGAAAGCGAAAGATCTGGTAGACATTTTAGGTATAAGTAAAGGTTACATTTCAGATATTCTGAACTACAAAAAGGGACTTTCAAAAGAGGTGATAAGGAAGTTGTCCGTTTATTTTAAAGTATCTCAGGAGGCCTTTAATCGTCCTTATAAATTAGTTGTGTCAGAAAACAATCACTTAAAAGGTGTCAGTGCAATAAACACTAAAAAAGAGCTTGAAATTGCCTGA